In a genomic window of Syntrophorhabdaceae bacterium:
- a CDS encoding NAD(P)H-dependent oxidoreductase subunit E, which produces METEDILNIIRKGKGKAEIISILEDIQEKYTYLSEEALRLVAAETGCSLTDVYGVATFYKAFSLKPRGKHCVSACRGTACHVRGAETVVAEFKRQLDLEPGETTPDNEISFETVNCLGACALGPIVVSDGHYHANVTKRGVKDIIEATRNGTLESIGGSKDCGFSFEASCPQCGRNLMDIAYPIDGHPSIRINVVTAAGTGWMRLPSRYGSSVKVLEHAVSEDALLTPLCPHCGSNLQGDFDCLECNAPMGDMNVDGGAGIISICSRKGCTGHMLTLNGATI; this is translated from the coding sequence ATGGAAACGGAAGATATTTTGAACATTATTCGCAAAGGCAAAGGCAAGGCGGAGATCATCTCCATCCTTGAGGACATACAGGAGAAATACACCTATTTGTCCGAGGAAGCATTGAGGCTTGTCGCTGCCGAAACAGGATGCTCATTGACGGATGTCTACGGCGTCGCGACCTTCTACAAGGCCTTCAGCCTGAAGCCAAGGGGAAAACACTGCGTGTCCGCCTGCCGGGGGACGGCCTGCCACGTCCGCGGTGCCGAAACCGTTGTTGCCGAATTCAAGCGACAACTGGATCTGGAACCGGGTGAGACAACCCCCGATAATGAGATCAGCTTTGAAACAGTCAATTGCCTTGGGGCATGCGCGCTGGGTCCGATAGTGGTTTCCGACGGCCACTACCACGCGAACGTGACAAAGAGAGGGGTCAAGGACATAATCGAAGCGACCAGGAACGGAACCCTGGAATCGATCGGTGGATCAAAAGATTGCGGGTTTTCCTTCGAGGCTTCCTGCCCTCAGTGTGGACGGAATCTGATGGACATCGCGTATCCCATCGACGGACATCCTTCCATACGGATCAATGTCGTGACTGCTGCAGGAACCGGGTGGATGAGGTTGCCATCTCGCTACGGCAGCTCCGTGAAGGTCCTGGAGCATGCTGTCTCCGAGGACGCGCTGTTGACACCCCTTTGTCCCCATTGCGGCTCAAACCTTCAAGGTGACTTCGACTGCCTGGAGTGCAACGCCCCCATGGGGGATATGAATGTGGATGGAGGGGCGGGGATTATCAGCATCTGCTCCCGCAAGGGATGCACCGGACACATGCTTACTCTGAATGGAGCAACGATCTGA